In Opitutaceae bacterium, the sequence GGTACGGCGACCACCGATGCGGTGGTCGCCGTCAAGGGCCGCACGGTGACGGCTGGGCGGCAAGGGCGGTTCTGGAGCGACGAGGTGACGGTTTCGAATGTGCTCGGTCCGTGGGCGGGTCCGCTTTCGGTCTACGCCACGAAGCCCTCGGGCGGGAGCAATGTCATGCGCATAGACTCGCGCGCGGCGCAGTTGCCCGCGGTGTCCCAGAGCTTCAGTTACGATCTCGATGGCAACACGCTCTCGGATGGGATCTGGGAGTACCAGTGGGATGCCGAGAACCGGCTTGTCCGCTTGGAAACAACGGTAGCTGCCAGAAGCGCCGGCTTCGCGCATCGCATCCTGAATTTCACGTACGACTACCTCGGACGCCGCGTCCAGAAGCAGGTGATGGACGGCGTCACCTCGACGGAGCTTTCGTCGCAACGCTTCATCTACAATGGCTGGGATGTGATCGCGGAATATTCCGTGTCGGCGGGCACGACCTTGGACAAGCTCCAGCGCACCTATGCGTGGGGCATTGACCTTGCGTCATCGCTGACAAAGGCTGGCGGCGTGGGCGCCCTGCTGCAATTTGCGAACACGCCGACCGGCCAGACCTACCTGCCGACCTACGACGGCAACGGCAACGTGGCGTCGCTCGTCAACCTCGGCACCGGAGCCCTCGCCGCGTCCTACGAATACACGCCTTTCGGCGAAATGCTCCGCGACGAAGTGCTGGACAACGCCGTCAGTACGTATGCCTTCAAGTTCTCGACCAAGTGGCGGGATGCGGAGACTGGTTGGTCGTATTATGGGCGACGGTACTATGACGCCAGAAATGGGCGGTTTATTGGGCGAGATCCCGCAGGGGAGAAGGGCGGATTGAATTTGTACGGGTTTGTTCAAAATGATGTAGTTAATAGAATCGACAAGAACGGATGTACACCTTTGATCAGTGCAGGGCTTAGCGCTTTGGTTGATTTCGGCGTCCAATTATACTTCAACGGTTGGGACCTCACAGAAGTCAACTATGCTCAAATTGGAGTTACTTTTGCAGTTGGACTGACTGGGTTTGGTGCGATTTCGGCGATGACTAGTGCTATAAAAGCTGCGAGACTGGCTAAGCTCGCAAAAACTGCTGAACGTATTTGGCAGAATCAAAATGGCACGCTTATTGGTCTTCCAATGACGACCATAGTTCGCCAAGAAGCCCTCGACGCAATTGTCGCAGAAGGGATGGCAGGAGTAGCGTTAGGTGCTGCAGCAGCAATAGTAGAGGAAGTCGGAAAAAAGTTGGTAGGCAGTGACAATGCGCCAAGTGATCAGGTCGATTCACAAGGCCCCGGCTCATCAAACCCGGCTCCTAGTGTGGAAAGGACTCTCTCCACAGGCTATAGAGTAGTGCAACCGTCGCCAGGGGACGACGGAGTTCGCGTATACTTCTTCAGCACTTCATTAAGATCAGCTAGCTCGTCGTCCGCGTCGGGTGAAATATTTGGACAAGGAATGGTCTCAGGGGCTCCCGCCATTGGGATGGCTCCAATGATAGTTACTCCAGATTCAAATCCTTCGAAGAGCGGTCAAGGTGGAACCAGTGGGTCTGGAAGCAAAGGGAATGACGGAAGAAAGAGTGACAATGATAGGAAAAGTGATGAAGAGGAAGAAGACGACGGAAATGCCATCTTTGTTTCCCCGTGGGAATTGAATATATCCGCGCACGATGATTTGGTAAAACTGAGGGAGCTTCATTTGAATTGATCATTGATATGCGTGAAGCGATAGATCAATTGCCTTGGCTTGGGAAATCCGTTTTGGCGAAAGCACTATTCTTAATCCTGGTAGTTGGATTGTATTTTGCTATTAATAGAGTCTTTGGTAAACAGAGAGAGCTGGGTAAGCGAGTGATTCTGTTTCTTGGAGGTGGAGCATTCACTATTATGGGTGTATTCTTGTTTTTATATGCATTTTCTATAATTTATACTAAAGGTCTTAAGGCGATGACGATTAGTCTTCTTGCCTCTGTTTTTGTTCTTTGTGGCCTGTGGCTCGTAATTGTGTCGCTATTTGCGTCCAATGGCTATGTTTCGAATGTACTTTATGATTTCCTGAGGGGATTGTAGAACACCCCCACAAGTCATTCCCGGTAGGGCTCAGCCAAAGGGGTCAAACTTGAATGGCGCTTAGATAAGGCGTAAAACTTTTTTGTTGAGAGGTTTGCGGCGGACTGGATCCGGGAAGCGAGCGCGCATGATTTGACGGGATAGCCTGTACATTTCCGCGAGGATTTTTTTGAGACGGCGGTGTTCGGCAATGGCTTGATCAAACCAGTCGGCCTGTTCCTCTGACAATGCGAGGCTGACTGTCTTTGCGTTCACTTTTGTTGACCAGTGAAAACGATTTCCAGGCCGGCCCGGGGGGCGTCGGTAAACTGAACCTTGGCTGAGGGGACCCAGGCTTGCGAGTTCGGCCCGAAGCTGGGCGTAGCGTTGTTCCAGTCTGTCAATCGAGGGCATCGAGGAATTGTTGGCGATCGAGGGGAACAAAGTCAACACAGGACTGTCGATATACGGCCACATGCAAACGACTCCCTATTTCCCCTCCATGCGGGCGCTCTGCGCCCCTTTGGGCTCCTGCCTCCGGCAGGCCGCCAGTTCAGCCGGTGACCTGGGCGGCCTGTCCGCTCTGTTCGGATCCTTTTTCCCAGGTCTGCTTGTTTCCTCTGAAAAAGGCCCGGGCAGCCGCAGGCGTCAGTTCGGAAGAGTGGACATCTTCTGGGCCTTTCTCGCCCAGGTGCTCAGGCGCGGTGATTCATGCCGGGCCGCCTTGATTCGCCTTCAGGCCGCCATGGTGGCGCGAGGCGCCGCCCGGCCTTCCGACAACACCAGCGCCTACTGCCAGGCTCGCCAGTCCCTTGATCTCTCTTGGCTTCAGTCGCTGTTCGCATCAGTCAACCGATGGTTCACTCCCCGCACTCCCGGCGACTGGCTCGGACGCACCGTGCGCATCATGGACGGGTCCTGTTTCTCGATGCCTGATTCAGCCGAAAACGCCCGCCAGTTTGACTATCCCGGATGCCAGAAGAAAGGCTGCGGCTTTCCTCTCGGAAAGTTTGTCGGGTTGTTCTGCCTTCACAGCGGTCACCTGATCACTTTCGCCTACGCAACATGGAAGACCCATGAGCTCACGCTGGCCAGAATGATCACCCACCATCTCAAGCCCGGAATGTCCTCTCGCCGACCGCCTCTACTGCGGCTATGAGTTTCTCCCGAGCTGCTGCGCAGAAGGGTCGACTTCGTCATCCGCCTTCATGGTTCTCGCAAGACCATTCGCAACGGCTGCGGCAGCTGGTGCGAAACCTTCAAGCGCGGACCGAAATCCAAGGGAGTTTCCCTCGAGCGCCTCCAGCGCATGCCCGGTCAGATCACCGTGCGCCTTGTCCGCTTCAAGGCACCCTGTCGCGGATACCGCACACAAACCATGACAATCGCCACCTCCCTGTTGGATCGCTCTGCGTTTCCCGATCACGCCATCGCGGCATTGTACATGCAGCGCTGGCACATCGAATTGCACTACCGCCAGATCAAGACCAATCTCGGACTGGATGTTCTTCGCGGGCTTTCCCCCGCCACAGTCGAGCGGGAGCTTTGGATGCACGCCATCGCCTACAATCTGATCCGCGCACTCATGCTCAAGGGCGCATTGACCGGCCAGATTCCCGTGGCGCGCCTCAGTTTCAAGGGCACCCTCGATCTTCTCATGAGCTGGGCGCCACTTGCGACACGCAAGCGACTCCTGCGTCATTTGAAGCAGGAACTGATTGATCGCATCATCTTCGATCTCGTCCCCTTCCGCCCCGGTCGCTCCGAACCACGGGCAAAAAAGCGCCGACCGAAAAACTACCAGTTCCTCACCAAACCTCGTCACATCTTCCGCGTATCTGCTTCTCGTGCCCTCAAATAATGCTTCCCTTCTCGCAACCATCACTGGATCGCTCCCCCTCGGGGCTTAACTTAGCGCCATTCGGGTCAAACTTCACCTTTGGCATTATTCAATCCCAAGTGGCCATGAATACGCCTACGACTCCATCGGCAACCGGCAGTAGTCCAACAGCACCGGAGTCAGCGGGCTACGCGACGACTACACGGCCAATGCGCTCAATCAGTACGTGGCGCGTGAGAACAACACGCTCTCCCTATCGGGCACTGCTACGACCGATTCGGTCGTGGCGGTCAAGGGCCGCACCGCGACGGCTGGGCGGCAGGGGCGGTTCTGGAGCGACGAGGTGACGGTCTCGAACGTGCTCGGTCCTTGGGCGGGTCCGCTTGCGGTTTACGCGACGAACCCTGCGGGCGGGAGCAATGTGATGCGCATAGACTCGCGCGCGGCGCAGTTGCCCGCGGTGTCCCAGAGCTTCAGTTACGATCTCGATGGCAACACGCTCTCGGATGGGATCTGGGAGTACCAATGGGATGCCGAGAACCGGCTCGTTCGTCTGGAAACAACAGTAGCCGCCAGAACCGCAGGCTTCGCGCATCGCATCCTTAATTTCACGTACGACTACCTCGGGCGCCGCGTCCAGAAGCAGGTGATGGACGGCGTCACCTCGACGGAAATTTCATCGCAGCGCTTCATCTACAATGGCTGGGATGTGATCGCGGAATATTCCGTGTCGGCGGGCACAACTTTGGACAAGCTCCAGCGCACCTACGCGTGGGGCATTGACCTTGCGTCATCGCTGACAAAGGCTGGCGGCGTGGGAGCCCTGCTGCAATTTGCGAACACGCCAACCGGCCAGAGCTACCTGCCGACCTACGACGGCAGGAACGTGGCGTCCCTCGTCAACCTCGGCACGGGAGCCCTCGCGGCCGCCTACGAATACACCCCTTCGGCGAAATGCTCCGCGACGAGGTGCTGGACAATGCCGTCAGTACGTATGCCTTCAAGTTCTCGTCCAAGTGGTGGGACGCCGAGACCGGCTGGTCGTATTATGGGCGAAGGTATTATGACGCGAGGATGGGGCGGTTCGTCGGAAGGGATCCAATTGGGGAGGAAGGTGGGATCAACCTGTATGCTTTCGTGAGAAACAATCCGGTTGATCGCTGGGATATGCTGGGCATGGAAGATCCGGTGACTTTTGATCCGTTTGAGTATTTGGCTAGTTTGCCGGAGAACTTGAGAAACGATCTACAACTGCGTTTGGCTACCAACACCGGCCTCGCGGACTGGTTTTTCGGCGGCCAAGGATCGTATTTTGACGATGAAGGCGATGAAATGAATCTCGGGAATCTGTTCGGCGACGGTTCGATGAACTTGATGTATGACGGTATAGCTTCCGGCACGATCGATTCTTTTGGTGTGAGCAATGCAATGATTGCCGGTCGCCAGTTGGATCTGCTCGCAGAGGCAGCAAGAAATCTGCAGGTCCCGAACAGTGGAGGCCTTGCGGCAATCGGAAAGGCATCGCAGTTTGGAACGGGCACCTTGTTGAAGCCAGGAGCGGTTCCCGAGGTCGATGCGATGCTCACAAACGACAATGTCGTAAACCAACTCGGCGTACTGTATGGGCTAAACCAGAACTACGGTATCCAGCAGAACGGTGGTAACGTTAGCGTGACTGAGTTCTTTGCCACCATTAACGGCACCTCTGCTACGTCGAATACATTGTACGGGAACACAATCACACTCTCATCGACTGACTTCGATGCTGGTGGCTGGACCGCCTCAGTCACACCCAGATTCACGATGGTCGATTTGACGGCTGTTGCACACACCCATCCAATCAACGGGGTGCCAAGCGATGGACATGACTTTGCTTTCCAGTTGCCTGTTCTCAGCTCAAGTGGTGTATGGTCGATTATTGTAACACCATCGAACGTCTACTTCACCGGTCCCCAACAAGGGCAGTATTATTACTTGCCAGCGTCGGACTTCATCAACGCGGGGAAAGCAAATAACACAACGGTCACGATTCCTGCGCAGCCTCTCCCCGGCCCATGAAAACGACCAACCGCCATGTTTTCCTCGTCGCATTGAACGTGCTGACGGCCTTGGTGCAGTTGGGAGCAGACGAGCCAAAAGCAAAGAAAGAGGAGCAAGTGCAATTAGAACCGTTTGCCCACGAATTTTACTGGGAGACCTTCGTCGTTACGAAGGACGCGCCCGTATCGCCGGATGGGCGTTATCGCCTGAAGAAAGTCACTCGCTGCGGTTTGGTCGAATTGATCTTTTCGTCCTCTCCGACTGAATCGGAAACCATTGTGGTGAAGCCGACACCGAAAAAACCGAAGAAAGGTGCGCGTCCTCCGACCATCGTGGTTGTCGAATCAGACGCCAAAGCTCAGACAGCGACGATCAAAGAGCTTCGGATGAATAGTCATTTCCACAGGGTCGGCCCCGAACGTTTGTGGTGATCAAGAAGGCCGAGAGCACTCGAGGCGGGTTCCGCCTACCTGAACTTTGGCGACGCCACCAACCGACAGTTTGCCTACAATGGGCACAGCCAAAGGGGTCAAACTTCACCTTTCGCACTTTTGAAGACCAAACGACCATCGGTAATTTTAACGGCATGAAGGAGTCATTCTCAATGGGTCGACCCTAACGTTTGTGGTGTTCGAGATGACCATGAATGCTGCAGTAGGGCTCCGCATATACGGGCTATGGCGACGCCACAAACCGCCAGTTTGCCTGCAATGGACGCGGGGAATTGACCGCGGGCATCGGCTACCTCGGCACGAATGTGACGAGCCAGGCCGCGCGGCTGCCGGAGTGTCATCGCGCCTGTGATGGGAATTTCACTCGGAAAAACGAGCCGTAATCGGGTACATCGGCAATTGAGATCACATTGTGCGATGCTGTGGGGGAATTGAGCCGGCGGCGTCTCGCGACGTACGTCCCCTGGTCACGACTGAGCGTGCCCCTGCTATGAAGCCGTAATGGGCAAGCGAAAAAAGCTACGCCCTTCGCACGCTATGGACGTGCGTTGAAAAAAGAGAATTGGGATTGTGGCGCCGGGGACGTTCTCCGCCGCTGACACGTCAGCGCAACTGACGGTCCAACCTGCTATCCAAAGCGCGTGATGTGCGCCGTTAAGATGACTTATGCGGAAAGAGTAGTGGCGGAAACAAAGCGGTTCGATCTCCAAGACGGGGTTCACCCAAGGGGCACGACGAACACACTCCGCCCCCGCCACCAAAGTCCCATTTAGGCGCTCAACCCACTTTCAGGCCCAGCTGTTCGGGCGTGCAGCGACCGGTGTGGATGCGCCATAAATCGATTGCGAGCCGTCGCGCGACTGCGACCACGGCTCGTTTGCGTCCACGGGCGCCGAGCGCCTGGCGCAGTTTTTTCAGCGGAGGGTAGTCGGGCTGCCAGCGCAGCAGACGCCAGGCGGCCTCGACGAGCAGGTGACGCATTCGAGGGTTTCC encodes:
- a CDS encoding transposase codes for the protein MLRRRVDFVIRLHGSRKTIRNGCGSWCETFKRGPKSKGVSLERLQRMPGQITVRLVRFKAPCRGYRTQTMTIATSLLDRSAFPDHAIAALYMQRWHIELHYRQIKTNLGLDVLRGLSPATVERELWMHAIAYNLIRALMLKGALTGQIPVARLSFKGTLDLLMSWAPLATRKRLLRHLKQELIDRIIFDLVPFRPGRSEPRAKKRRPKNYQFLTKPRHIFRVSASRALK
- a CDS encoding RHS repeat-associated core domain-containing protein, which codes for MLRDEVLDNAVSTYAFKFSSKWWDAETGWSYYGRRYYDARMGRFVGRDPIGEEGGINLYAFVRNNPVDRWDMLGMEDPVTFDPFEYLASLPENLRNDLQLRLATNTGLADWFFGGQGSYFDDEGDEMNLGNLFGDGSMNLMYDGIASGTIDSFGVSNAMIAGRQLDLLAEAARNLQVPNSGGLAAIGKASQFGTGTLLKPGAVPEVDAMLTNDNVVNQLGVLYGLNQNYGIQQNGGNVSVTEFFATINGTSATSNTLYGNTITLSSTDFDAGGWTASVTPRFTMVDLTAVAHTHPINGVPSDGHDFAFQLPVLSSSGVWSIIVTPSNVYFTGPQQGQYYYLPASDFINAGKANNTTVTIPAQPLPGP